Proteins encoded by one window of Candidatus Nitrosocosmicus hydrocola:
- a CDS encoding RDD family protein, which translates to MSEKSNGDSNSSKNPNSKFSREILLAKWEDRFVAWLIDFIIISIITNILFYVFAAHYSFPFWGIYFDGENGIGIKQPYEYFAASSIFFVYWVVLEFLTGQTIGKRVVYIKTTNLFGERANITKIAIEAFGKAFLLPIDIILGLIFSSKRRQRIFSKVSGTIVIKLRKTDEDQNESIKYIKDQ; encoded by the coding sequence ATGAGTGAAAAAAGTAATGGAGATTCTAATTCATCTAAGAATCCTAACAGTAAATTCTCTAGGGAAATATTGTTGGCCAAGTGGGAAGATCGATTTGTGGCTTGGCTCATTGACTTCATAATAATATCAATAATAACTAACATATTGTTTTATGTTTTTGCAGCACATTATTCCTTTCCCTTCTGGGGGATTTATTTTGATGGCGAAAACGGAATTGGTATTAAACAACCTTATGAATATTTTGCAGCGAGTTCGATTTTCTTCGTGTATTGGGTAGTTTTAGAGTTTTTGACCGGACAAACCATAGGTAAGAGAGTTGTATATATTAAAACTACGAATTTGTTCGGTGAAAGAGCCAATATTACCAAAATTGCGATAGAGGCATTTGGAAAAGCATTTCTTCTACCTATTGACATAATCCTAGGTTTAATTTTTTCGAGTAAGAGAAGACAAAGAATTTTCAGTAAGGTAAGTGGAACTATCGTTATAAAACTACGCAAAACTGATGAAGATCAGAATGAATCCATAAAATACATTAAGGATCAATGA
- a CDS encoding DUF3303 family protein — translation MSATFLVFYRFKTMTPEEAKKANEEWREMKRGLPQGIELMGEYSHAWGTEYNGFLLFESESSDGFMDWWSSFKDSIRWYVDHTHTITARRK, via the coding sequence ATGAGTGCTACTTTCCTAGTTTTTTACAGATTCAAGACAATGACTCCTGAGGAGGCAAAAAAAGCAAACGAGGAGTGGAGGGAAATGAAAAGAGGTCTTCCACAAGGAATTGAATTAATGGGTGAATACAGTCATGCATGGGGAACCGAATACAATGGTTTTCTACTTTTTGAATCTGAGAGCAGTGATGGGTTTATGGATTGGTGGTCAAGCTTTAAGGATAGTATTAGGTGGTACGTAGATCATACACACACAATTACAGCACGTAGAAAATAG
- a CDS encoding Lrp/AsnC family transcriptional regulator → MKHNAFVLINCTLGAEAKVMEHIQDLEYVDKAYRVYGVYDIIVKVNANDKEDLQRKVLLIRRLDDIKSTLTLLEINTSN, encoded by the coding sequence ATGAAACATAATGCCTTTGTTTTGATAAATTGCACACTCGGAGCTGAAGCAAAGGTAATGGAACATATACAAGATTTAGAATATGTGGACAAAGCTTATCGAGTTTATGGGGTTTATGATATTATTGTAAAAGTTAATGCAAATGATAAAGAGGATTTACAGAGAAAAGTTTTGCTTATAAGACGCTTGGATGATATTAAATCTACATTAACATTGCTCGAGATCAATACATCAAACTGA
- a CDS encoding PKD domain-containing protein gives MKTILPLHQLLLKKRHQDSDSESEDNSTSSSSPTEDRIPVADAGPDVTVQSQTLTQLDGGNSNGPNTSGDDVSPSLNYDWTQTAGPEVALNNPNTANPDFISPETQEETQLTFQLIVSTDSATSDPDSVTVSVTPSVIPQTPETPTDQPEPQTPGLVEFQTVTETCNTTNDLYNQGSLTIATDQSFSQIYKITPNPYGSEDSLYFVDNDFFDCTTDNSLISLDGLNFGWYQIEIFDENNSDNNKVFDISINPDLPYPVIYLFEKTFEPNLNYEPIASQYIVWLDENITSDAIAVSEDYSQNGKIIHIFENPPGFAINMYGSGIPNEKDFVSKLASDPRIFAINQDLYGKSRIFKI, from the coding sequence GTGAAGACAATTCTACCTCTTCATCAACTCCTCCTCAAGAAGAGGCATCAAGATTCAGACAGTGAAAGTGAAGACAATTCTACCTCTTCATCATCTCCAACCGAAGATAGGATTCCAGTCGCTGATGCAGGTCCCGACGTTACTGTACAAAGCCAAACATTGACTCAGTTAGACGGTGGCAATAGCAATGGTCCTAATACTTCTGGTGATGATGTTAGTCCCTCTTTGAATTATGATTGGACTCAGACTGCTGGCCCAGAAGTCGCCTTAAATAATCCAAATACTGCTAATCCTGACTTTATTTCTCCTGAAACTCAAGAAGAAACTCAACTCACTTTTCAATTGATAGTGAGTACCGATTCTGCAACAAGTGATCCAGATTCCGTAACAGTGTCTGTTACCCCATCTGTTATACCTCAAACACCAGAGACCCCCACTGACCAACCTGAACCTCAAACACCTGGCTTAGTCGAGTTCCAAACTGTAACTGAAACTTGTAACACTACAAACGATCTTTATAACCAAGGTTCATTGACAATAGCTACTGATCAAAGTTTTTCCCAAATCTATAAAATTACACCAAATCCTTATGGGTCTGAGGATTCCTTGTATTTCGTAGACAATGATTTTTTCGACTGCACTACTGACAATTCATTAATTTCACTAGACGGTTTGAATTTTGGATGGTATCAAATAGAAATTTTTGACGAGAATAATTCAGATAATAATAAGGTCTTTGATATCTCAATTAATCCGGATCTACCTTACCCTGTCATTTACTTATTTGAAAAAACCTTCGAGCCGAATTTGAATTATGAACCAATCGCTTCTCAATACATAGTATGGCTAGATGAAAATATTACTTCAGACGCTATAGCGGTATCTGAAGACTATTCTCAGAATGGCAAAATAATACATATTTTTGAGAATCCTCCCGGGTTTGCGATCAATATGTACGGCAGTGGAATACCAAATGAAAAGGACTTTGTAAGCAAGCTTGCAAGTGATCCAAGAATATTTGCAATAAATCAGGATCTATATGGTAAAAGTCGCATCTTTAAAATATAA
- a CDS encoding S8 family peptidase: protein MVKVASLKYKNQTIPSSLERIGANILNFTVANPINNSTFESINQNMNFSNVDIAIIDTGISLNHPDLNVYRNISFVEGVPDGNDDLGHGTHIAGIAAAMDNSFGVLGVAPGAKLWAIKVCDVNGNCPLSSQIKAIQYVNQHADEIDIVNLSIENPQSDKLDKAVTESISKGLIYVVAAGNSNTNTSTTSPARVPGVITVSAISDSDGECGGRGNNTIGGPDDYAASFSNYGKSIDFAAPGVDVFSTYLGQGYAFDSGTSMAAPIVAGQAALYKSYYPGATPEQVISALLSSSIPYTTACAGASHGHFEDIQDYHQEPLIYSINIPSSGPIAGQMP, encoded by the coding sequence ATGGTAAAAGTCGCATCTTTAAAATATAAAAATCAAACTATACCAAGTAGCCTTGAAAGGATTGGCGCCAATATATTGAATTTTACTGTTGCAAATCCTATTAACAATAGTACTTTTGAGTCAATTAATCAAAATATGAATTTCTCAAATGTTGATATTGCAATTATTGATACTGGAATAAGTCTTAACCATCCAGATCTAAACGTATATAGAAATATTTCATTTGTTGAAGGAGTACCTGATGGTAACGACGATTTAGGGCATGGAACACATATAGCAGGAATAGCCGCTGCAATGGATAACTCATTTGGAGTTTTAGGTGTAGCACCTGGTGCTAAACTATGGGCAATTAAGGTTTGCGATGTAAATGGAAATTGTCCACTATCTTCCCAAATAAAAGCTATTCAATATGTGAATCAACATGCAGATGAAATTGACATAGTTAACCTTAGTATTGAGAATCCCCAGTCAGACAAATTGGATAAGGCTGTTACTGAATCTATTTCAAAGGGATTAATTTATGTTGTTGCAGCTGGTAACAGTAATACAAACACTTCTACCACATCACCAGCTAGAGTTCCTGGGGTAATAACAGTATCAGCTATCTCGGATAGTGATGGTGAATGTGGTGGTAGAGGAAATAACACCATTGGTGGCCCTGACGATTATGCCGCTTCTTTCAGCAATTATGGAAAAAGCATCGACTTTGCTGCTCCTGGGGTAGATGTTTTCTCAACTTATTTAGGACAGGGTTATGCTTTTGATAGCGGTACTAGTATGGCAGCTCCTATAGTTGCCGGCCAGGCCGCTCTATACAAGAGTTATTATCCGGGTGCTACACCAGAACAAGTGATTTCTGCACTCTTAAGTTCTAGTATTCCTTATACTACTGCATGTGCCGGAGCTAGTCATGGGCACTTTGAAGATATCCAGGACTACCATCAAGAACCACTAATCTATTCAATAAACATTCCTTCTAGCGGACCTATTGCAGGTCAAATGCCCTAG
- a CDS encoding DUF2024 family protein, which yields MECAVYDTYVTKKDGRIMHFDVIVEANTPHEKAIEYGKEYLDTVDQGGQKMTQEECQFCHIQEAPPVVAKDIEKSGYYIQKMEGCP from the coding sequence ATGGAATGTGCAGTTTATGATACATACGTCACAAAAAAAGATGGCAGAATTATGCATTTTGATGTTATCGTAGAGGCAAATACACCGCATGAAAAGGCAATTGAATACGGTAAGGAATACCTTGATACTGTTGACCAGGGTGGCCAAAAAATGACTCAAGAAGAATGTCAGTTCTGTCATATTCAAGAAGCACCACCAGTCGTTGCCAAGGATATAGAGAAATCTGGATATTACATCCAAAAGATGGAAGGATGTCCATAA